A genomic segment from Corylus avellana chromosome ca5, CavTom2PMs-1.0 encodes:
- the LOC132183074 gene encoding desmethylxanthohumol 6'-O-methyltransferase-like, with translation MEPKEALAMVQGQAEIWQQMFGFVDSMALKCAVELRIADIIHSHGGPITLLQIASGIDSSSPDIPYLARIMRSLVRKNIFTEHLPPDGGETLYELTQTSRWLLHDAEQSLVPMVLMENHLWQLAPWHCLGQCVKEGGIAFKKAHGCEMWDFASKNPEFNKIFNDAMACTAKIVMGVVLAEYKDGFGCVGSLVDVGGGTGGMIAEIVKAHPHIKGINFDLPHVVATAPVRQGVSHVGGDMFEAIPNADAIFMKWVLHDWSDDHCIKILKNCRKAIQQKSGKVIIVDIILENDSNGLFDETRMAFDLLMMAHTTGGKERTELEWKKLLEEAGFSRYKIIKIPTIPSIIEAYPE, from the exons ATGGAACCAAAAGAAGCACTGGCAATGGTACAAGGCCAAGCCGAAATTTGGCAACAAATGTTCGGGTTTGTGGATTCTATGGCACTGAAATGTGCTGTGGAGCTCCGCATTGCTGACATTATACACTCTCATGGCGGCCCTATTACTTTGCTCCAAATAGCCTCTGGGATTGATTCCTCATCTCCTGATATCCCCTATCTCGCACGTATTATGAGATCACTAGTCCGCAAAAATATTTTCACCGAACATCTTCCACCGGATGGAGGGGAGACGCTCTACGAGTTGACACAAACGTCAAGATGGCTTCTGCATGATGCGGAGCAAAGCCTAGTGCCAATGGTGTTGATGGAGAACCATTTATGGCAACTGGCACCGTGGCATTGCCTTGGCCAATGTGTCAAAGAAGGGGGCATTGCATTTAAGAAGGCCCATGGCTGTGAGATGTGGGACTTTGCATCAAAAAATCCTGAGTTCAACAAGATCTTCAATGATGCCATGGCGTGTACGGCCAAGATTGTGATGGGAGTTGTCCTGGCGGAATACAAAGATGGGTTTGGCTGCGTAGGATCATTGGTGGATGTCGGAGGCGGGACGGGAGGAATGATTGCTGAGATTGTTAAAGCACATCCACACATCAAAGGTATTAACTTTGATCTGCCGCATGTTGTCGCCACAGCACCCGTGCGCCAAGGGGTCTCTCATGTTGGAGGTGACATGTTTGAGGCCATTCCTAATGCCGATGCAATTTTCatgaag TGGGTATTACACGATTGGAGTGACGATCATTGCATAAAGATTTTGAAGAATTGCAGAAAAGCAATACAACAGAAGAGTGGAAAGGTTATCATTGTTGATATTATTCTTGAGAATGATAGTAATGGTTTATTTGATGAGACTCGCATGGCATTCGATTTGTTGATGATGGCACACACTACTGGCGGAAAGGAGAGAACTGAACTTGAATGGAAGAAACTATTGGAGGAAGCAGGCTTCAGTCgctacaaaatcatcaaaattccAACCATACCATCTATTATTGAGGCCTATCCTGAGTGA